The DNA window GCGCACATCGCTCACCGCGATCTTGTCGATCTCGTCGAGGAAGACGATGCCGTTATGCTCGGCATTTTCCAGCGCGACGCGATTGACGTCATCCTGGTCCATCCGCTTGTCGGCCTCTTCCTCGACCAGCTTGTCCCACGCATCGGGCACCTTCAATTTGCGGCGCTTCTTGGGAGCCTTGCCCATCGCCTTGCCGAACATGTCGGACAGGTTGATCATGCCGACATTGCCGCCAGCACCGCCCAGATCGAACGGCATTTGCGGCGCTTCCTCGACCTCGATCTCGACTTCGGTGTCGTTCATCGAATTGTCGGTGATGCGCTGACGGAAGCTTTCGCGCGTCGCTTCGGAAGCGTTCTCGCCCACAAGCGCATTCAGCAGCCGGTCCATCGCAGCCTTGCTGGCCGATTCGCGCACCGCATCGCGGCGGCGGTCCTTTTCGAGGCGGATCGCTTCCTCGACGAGATCGCGCGCGATCTGTTCGACATCGCGGCCAACATAGCCGACTTCGGTGAACTTGGTCGCCTCGACCTTCACGAACGGGGCATCGGCGAGTTTAGCCAGACGGCGGGAAATCTCGGTCTTGCCGCAGCCGGTGGGGCCGATCATCAGGATGTTCTTGGGCGTCACCTCGTCGCGCAATTCGGGCGCGAGGCGTTGCCGCCGCCAGCGGTTGCGCAGCGCCACGGCAACCGCGCGCTTGGCATCCTTCTGTCCGATGATGTGATCGTCCAATGCAGCGACGATCGCCTTGGGAGTGAGTGCTTCGGTCATAACAATAGAAATCCGTTCGTCCTGAGCCTGTCGAAGGACGTGAGTGCCGCGCTTGCGTGGTTCGACAGGCTCACCACGAACGGCAGAGGTTCAAACCGTCTCGAGCGTGACCTGGTCGTTTGTGAAAACGCATACCTCGGCCGCAACCGCCATGGCGCGGCGGGCGATCTTCTCGGCATCGTCCTCGTAATCCGACAGGGCGCGGGCGGCGGCGAGCGCGTAGTTGCCGCCGGATCCGATCGCCGCGATCCCGCCTTCGGGTTCGAGCACATCGCCATTGCCGGTCAGCACCAGCAGCGTGTCCTTGTCCGCCACGATCATCAGCGCTTCGAGATTGCGCAGATACTTGTCGGTCCGCCAATCCTTGGCGAGCTCGACGCATGCGCGCATCAACTGGCCGGAATATTGCTCCAGCTTGCGCTCCAACCGTTCGAACAAGGTGAAGGCATCGGCGGTCGCTCCGGCGAAACCGGCGACGACGGTGCCCTTTTCGCCGATCCGGCGGACCTTGCGGGCATTCGGTTTCATCACCGTATTGCCCATCGATACCTGACCGTCGCCCGCAACGACGATCTTGTCGCCCCGCTTGACGCCGATGATAGTGGTGCCGTGCCAGGGCGTGAGCCCGTGGCTTTCATTATGCGATGTCATGTCCGCGGATATATGGCGCGCGGACGCTGGTTCAAGTTCGCGCCCGAAAGCGCGGCCCGCTTACTGACCGCCGGGGCCGCCCGGACCCACGCCGCCGACCTGACCGATATTGCCGAACAGATCTTCGAGAAAGCCGCGTTCGCGGCCAAGCGTCGGCGTCTTGTCGCCATTGGGATCGATCTGCGCGACCAGTTCCATACCGGTGCGATCGACCGATGCGACATTGCCCTTCGGATCGAACCGGATCGCGATCACGCGCTGATCGGTGATCCGCGCGGTGCCGAAGGCAGGTTGGCCGGTGGTCGAGGTGACGTAATACCAGACGGGCTCGCCGAATTGCGACACGAAGGTCGGACGCCCCATTGTGCGTTCGACCGACGCCTGGTTGTCCGTCCCCGGCAGCACCGAGTTGGTGATCGTCGAATCGCCCACAAAACCGTTCTGTCCACGGATCGAATTGCAGCCCGAAAGGGCCAGCGCCGCTGTGCCGAGACAAAGCGCGAGAACCGGCTTCACAGTCATGTTCGAAAAAGCTCCTGTCATGCCGCCGTTTGCCATCGCAAGGTCGCGGCCCTATCTGGCGGCAAGCCTTACGCGGCTCGACGCGGCTTCGCAACAATACGGTTGCGCAGACGTTTCGCTGGCCGTTAGCCGTTGAATTCCCGCTGAACGAAAGCCCCAGCCTTGAAACGCCTGTTTGCCCGCCTGTTCTCGTCCCGCCCCGATCCTGCGGAGGAATTGCGTCCGCTATGGCATGCAATCGTCCGTGAAGCGCGCGATCCGGCATGGTACGAAGGCGGCGGCATCGCCGATACGATCGAGGGGCGGTTCGATGCGGTGACGCTGGTGACCGCGCTGGTCATGATCCGGATGGATCGCGATCCGCCGCTGCACGAACGTTCGGCGCGCCTGACCGAACTCTTCGTATCCGACATGGAAGGCCAGCTGCGCGAAGGCGGGGTCGGCGATCTCGTGGTCGGCAAGAAGGTGGGCATGCTGGTCGGAACTCTGGCCGGCCGGATCGACGCCTATCGCGAAGGCCTGGAGAAAGAGGGTGGCAATGCCACGCTCGAAGACGCGATCGAGCGCAATGTGACGCTTGAGGGCAAGCGTGCCGCGACCAAGGTCGCCGTGCGTACGCGCGAATTGCACGATCGCCTCGCGCGGCTCGACAGCCGCAAATTGCTCGAAGGCGACCTGACGTGAGCGCGACGCCCGAATTTTCGCGCCTCGTCGGGATCGGCGATTGCGAAGGTCGCACGCTCGAATACGAAGCGACCGAGGCCGAACGCGTCGCGCTGGCTGAACGGTTTGCCATTCCGGCGCTCCGGTCGCTCAGCGGCACGCTGACGCTGACCAAGAAAGGCGCCAACATCGCCGCGACGGGCGCGTTCGAAGCGCAAGTGGTGCAGGATTGCGCGGTCTCGGGCGAGCCGTTCGAGCACCGCATCGCCGAGGATATGGACCTCACCTTCGTCCCCCCGCGCCATTTCGCATCGGTGGAAGAACCGGTCGAAGTCGGCTCCGACGAGCTCGACGAAATCGAATATGAAGGCCAGCAGATCGACCTCGGCGAAGCGATCGCCCAGAGCCTGGCGCTGGCGATCGATCCCTATGCCGAAGGGCCGGAGGCGGAGAAGGTTCGCTCCGAAGAGGGGCTGACCGAGCCGGGGCCGACGGGACCCATGGCCGAGGCGTTGGAGGCACTCAGAAAGAAGTAACCGCCTCGCGCCATGGGTTGGGGAAGATCGCTTCGACTGGGACGTTGAAATAGGCCGCAAGCCGATAGGCCATTGGCAATGATGGGGCGTATTTCTCTGCCTCCATCGCGATAATCGACTGCCGGGTCACCTCGACTGCATCGGCCAGCTCCAGCTGACTCAGGCCACGGTGGGTTCGGTAGCCGCGCAAGCCGTTCTTCATTTTCCCGACCGGAAGCCGAAGCCCCGCCCCTTCAGCGACCAGAGCGCATAAAGAACCAGGTAACAGCCCAACTGCGATACCAGCAATGTAGCGACGCCCAGTGTGAATTCGCTTTGCCTCAGTCCAGTCGCGGCAATCAGGCACGCGGTAAGCGCAAGGCCTGCCATGCTGCCCCAATACCAGCTGGCTGCATGACCCTGGCGCTGGAGATCGTCCAGCGACCTCCAGAAGCGGACCCCGAACACCATGAAAGTCGAAAAGCTGAGGAGGACGAGGCCGAATGCAAGCCATCCCCCGTCACTACGGCCCCATTCTTCCATCGCGACTTTGGCGCCCAACGCGACCGCCAGCGTGATGACGACAAACGCGACCGCACGACGCGACATGTTCTCGGAATAGGTTTTCGACATTGGTTCGCTCCGGCAATGTAAGAACCTTTTTACATTGCCGGAGAGATGTTAAGACTTATTTACATCGGGTTGGGGCAGATCGTGCAGATCAGAACGGAATGTCGTCGTCGAGATCGTCCGAATAGCTGCCGCCACCTTGGTTGCCGCCACCCGAGGACTCGCCGCCGCCGAAGCCGCCACCCGAACCGCTGCCGCCGTTACCGCCGTCGTTCCAGCCGCCCGAGCGCTGGCCACCGCCACCGCCGCCGCCACCGCTGCCACCACCGCTGCCGCCGGGTCCGTCGAGCATGGTCAGCGTACCGTTGAAGCCGCGCAGCACCACTTCGGTCGAATAGCGGTCATTGCCGGTCTGGTCCTGCCACTTGCGGGTCTGCAGCTGGCCTTCGACATAGACTTTCGAGCCCTTCTTCAGGAAGCGCTCGACAACACCGACAAGACCGTCGGAGAAGATCGCGACCGTGTGCCATTCAGTCTTTTCCTGCTGGTTGCCGTCGCGATCCTTGTAGCGTTCGCTGGTCGCGATGCGTAGGTTGGCGACGCGGCCGCCATTCTGGAAGCTGCGGATTTCCGGGTCCTGCCCGAGATTACCGATCAGCATCACCTTGTTGAGCGAGCCCGCCATATGTCCTGTCCTTCTAAAGTCCGAGTGCGATGGCACTCCAGTAAGTGATTCCCGCAAACACGTACGCCAGCGCGAACAGGTACACCACCATGAAGGTCGGCCATTTCCACGAATTGGTCTCTCGCCGCGTCACTGCGATCGTGCTGACGCATTGCGGCGCGAACACAAACCAGGCGAGGAACGCGAGCGCGGTTGGCAGGGTCCAGCGATTGGCGACGCTGGCGGTCACGGCCTGGGCCGTCTCGTCCTCGTCGTCGCTATCGACCGCGTAGATCGTGCCGAGCGAACTAACCGCCACTTCGCGCGCGGCCATGGCCGGCACGAGGCTCAATGAAATGTCGCGATTGAAGCCGATCGGTTCGACCACGACATGGATCGCGCTGCCGATCTTGCCCGCGATGCTGGCATCGACCTGGCTCTCGCCCGGCCCCGCCTTGGGGAAGCTCAGCAGCACCCACAGCAGCGCGGTGGCGAGGAAGATGATCGTGCCGGCGCGACGAAGGAAAATCCAGGCGCGCTGCCACAGGCCGATCGCGAGGTCCTTCAGTTGCGGCAGCTGGTATTTGGGCATTTCCATGATGAAGCCCGAGCCCGCGCCCTTGGTCACCGAGCGACGCAGCACCAGCGCGACAATCATCGCGCCGACGATCCCCGCGATATAGAGCGCGAACAGCACCAGACCCTGCAATCCGATCCCGGGGCCCACGGTGGTGCGCGGGATGAAGGCGGCGATGATGACGGCATAGACCGGCAGGCGTGCCGAACAGGTCATCAGCGGGGCGACGAGGATCGTCGTAAGGCGGTCCTTCGGGTCGGCGATGCTGCGGGTGGCCATGATGCCGGGAATGGCGCAGGCGAAGCTCGACAGGAGCGGAATGAAACTGCGGCCCGACAAGCCGACAAACGCCATCATCCGATCCATCAGGAAGGCAGCACGCGCCATGTAGCCGGTCGCCTCCATGATCAGGATGAAGGCGAACAGGATCACGATCTGCGGCAGGAACACGACCACCGAGCCGACGCCGGCAAGCAGCGCTTCGGTGATGATGTCGCGGATCAGGCCGGGGCCCATGTTGGCGACCACCAGCTCGCTCAGCCAGCCGACCGCGCCTTCCAGCGCGTCTGCGAAGGGCGTCGCCCAGGCGAACACCGCCTGGAAGATGAAGAACAACAGCACCGCGAGGATGATCGGCCCGGCCCAGGGGTTGAGCAGAACGCGGTCGAGATGGGCGTGCAGCCGCCGGGTCGCGGTTTCGGACAGGATCGCGCCATCGGCAATCGCCTGCGCGCTGACACGTCGCTCGGTCACGCCGATCGCGGGGCGTGGTTCGCGGGCCGGGGCTTCCGCCAGTCCGGCGATCGCTTCGCGCAATTCGTCGAGACCACGACGGCGCACTGCCACGGTGGGGATTACCGGAACGCCGAGCGTTTCGGACAGCGCCGCGGGATCGAGCACCAGCCCGTCGCGTTCGGCGAGATCGACCATGTTGAGCGCAACCACGGTGGGCAGACCCAGCGCGAGGATTTCCTGCGCGAAAACCAGATGCTGTTCGAGATTGGCCGCGTCAATCACGATCACGATCGCATCGGGGCGCGCTTCGCCTTCGAATTCGCCGAGCACGACCTTGCGGGTCACTTCCTCGTCGGGACTTGACGGATCGAGCGAATAGCTACCCGGCAGATCGACCAGTTCGACCGGTTCACCCGAGGGCAGCGTCAGCCGCCCGGCTTTCCGTTCGACGGTGACGCCGGGATAATTGGCGATCTTCTGGCGTGCGCCGGTCAGCGCATTGAACAGCGCGGTCTTGCCGGCATTCGGATTGCCCGCGAGGGCAACGAGGCGTTGCTGGCGGCTCATCTCAAGCGGCCTCATCTGCTTCATGGGAAACCGGTTCGATGCTCATCGCCCGGGCATGCGCGCGCCGCACCGCCACGGTCATCCGACCGACGATCACCGCGATCGGATCGGATCCGCCGAACACGCCTTTATGCGCGATCGCGACGCGGGC is part of the Alteriqipengyuania halimionae genome and encodes:
- the hslU gene encoding ATP-dependent protease ATPase subunit HslU, which translates into the protein MTEALTPKAIVAALDDHIIGQKDAKRAVAVALRNRWRRQRLAPELRDEVTPKNILMIGPTGCGKTEISRRLAKLADAPFVKVEATKFTEVGYVGRDVEQIARDLVEEAIRLEKDRRRDAVRESASKAAMDRLLNALVGENASEATRESFRQRITDNSMNDTEVEIEVEEAPQMPFDLGGAGGNVGMINLSDMFGKAMGKAPKKRRKLKVPDAWDKLVEEEADKRMDQDDVNRVALENAEHNGIVFLDEIDKIAVSDVRGGSVSREGVQRDLLPLIEGTTVSTKYGPMKTDHVLFIGSGAFHVAKPSDMLPELQGRLPIRVELRALTEEDFVKILTETRANLPQQYTALLGTEDVTLEITDEAIAEVARIAAQVNQGVENIGARRLQTVMEKLLEEISFDAEEHSGETVTVDADYVRERLTELASDTDLSKYIL
- the hslV gene encoding ATP-dependent protease subunit HslV; this translates as MTSHNESHGLTPWHGTTIIGVKRGDKIVVAGDGQVSMGNTVMKPNARKVRRIGEKGTVVAGFAGATADAFTLFERLERKLEQYSGQLMRACVELAKDWRTDKYLRNLEALMIVADKDTLLVLTGNGDVLEPEGGIAAIGSGGNYALAAARALSDYEDDAEKIARRAMAVAAEVCVFTNDQVTLETV
- a CDS encoding outer membrane protein assembly factor BamE: MTVKPVLALCLGTAALALSGCNSIRGQNGFVGDSTITNSVLPGTDNQASVERTMGRPTFVSQFGEPVWYYVTSTTGQPAFGTARITDQRVIAIRFDPKGNVASVDRTGMELVAQIDPNGDKTPTLGRERGFLEDLFGNIGQVGGVGPGGPGGQ
- a CDS encoding ubiquinol-cytochrome C chaperone family protein — translated: MKRLFARLFSSRPDPAEELRPLWHAIVREARDPAWYEGGGIADTIEGRFDAVTLVTALVMIRMDRDPPLHERSARLTELFVSDMEGQLREGGVGDLVVGKKVGMLVGTLAGRIDAYREGLEKEGGNATLEDAIERNVTLEGKRAATKVAVRTRELHDRLARLDSRKLLEGDLT
- a CDS encoding YceD family protein, whose translation is MSATPEFSRLVGIGDCEGRTLEYEATEAERVALAERFAIPALRSLSGTLTLTKKGANIAATGAFEAQVVQDCAVSGEPFEHRIAEDMDLTFVPPRHFASVEEPVEVGSDELDEIEYEGQQIDLGEAIAQSLALAIDPYAEGPEAEKVRSEEGLTEPGPTGPMAEALEALRKK
- a CDS encoding helix-turn-helix transcriptional regulator, producing the protein MKNGLRGYRTHRGLSQLELADAVEVTRQSIIAMEAEKYAPSLPMAYRLAAYFNVPVEAIFPNPWREAVTSF
- the ssb gene encoding single-stranded DNA-binding protein, giving the protein MAGSLNKVMLIGNLGQDPEIRSFQNGGRVANLRIATSERYKDRDGNQQEKTEWHTVAIFSDGLVGVVERFLKKGSKVYVEGQLQTRKWQDQTGNDRYSTEVVLRGFNGTLTMLDGPGGSGGGSGGGGGGGGQRSGGWNDGGNGGSGSGGGFGGGESSGGGNQGGGSYSDDLDDDIPF
- the feoB gene encoding ferrous iron transporter B — translated: MSRQQRLVALAGNPNAGKTALFNALTGARQKIANYPGVTVERKAGRLTLPSGEPVELVDLPGSYSLDPSSPDEEVTRKVVLGEFEGEARPDAIVIVIDAANLEQHLVFAQEILALGLPTVVALNMVDLAERDGLVLDPAALSETLGVPVIPTVAVRRRGLDELREAIAGLAEAPAREPRPAIGVTERRVSAQAIADGAILSETATRRLHAHLDRVLLNPWAGPIILAVLLFFIFQAVFAWATPFADALEGAVGWLSELVVANMGPGLIRDIITEALLAGVGSVVVFLPQIVILFAFILIMEATGYMARAAFLMDRMMAFVGLSGRSFIPLLSSFACAIPGIMATRSIADPKDRLTTILVAPLMTCSARLPVYAVIIAAFIPRTTVGPGIGLQGLVLFALYIAGIVGAMIVALVLRRSVTKGAGSGFIMEMPKYQLPQLKDLAIGLWQRAWIFLRRAGTIIFLATALLWVLLSFPKAGPGESQVDASIAGKIGSAIHVVVEPIGFNRDISLSLVPAMAAREVAVSSLGTIYAVDSDDEDETAQAVTASVANRWTLPTALAFLAWFVFAPQCVSTIAVTRRETNSWKWPTFMVVYLFALAYVFAGITYWSAIALGL
- a CDS encoding FeoA family protein, with translation MTLDTLKPGQRARITALDTSALSPEEARRLLALGLGQGARVAIAHKGVFGGSDPIAVIVGRMTVAVRRAHARAMSIEPVSHEADEAA